In Arthrobacter sp. QXT-31, one genomic interval encodes:
- a CDS encoding PEP/pyruvate-binding domain-containing protein, with product MSGLVLGLGDLSASMLPQVGGKAANLGELLAAGLPVPGGFCLTTEAYVQAVGPLGLAEVHEALRDTPADDLDALAGLAARARSLITSAELPTAVAGEVLAAYRALDGVPVAVRSSATAEDLPFASFAGQQDTYLNVIDAVALLDAVRKCWASLWTDRAVAYRASRNIDPATVALAVVVQRMVDAEAAGVMFTANPVTGRRREAVIDASPGLGEAVVSGAVNPDHFVVDTASGAILQRRLGDKRTVVRPLPGGGTEHVDHGAGADQARADTPCLTDAQIRELAALGSKAEAHYGAPQDTEWALDGGGRLWLTQSRPITTLYPVPSKAPARRGPGDELRVYLCFSLAQGLTRPLTPMGLAALRQIGSSVAAAAGFDVPDRRGGPPPYVEAGQRIFVDLTAAARSTVGRRIIPSVFDIMEARSAKVLRSVFDDPRLSITRRTPWDLLRHVVPVAVRFRIPEAALRALVRPEAALKRLNRFTADFNATLELPRGASPRQRLDHAEDILSRLFPNLPAVLPLAGLGFAMLGLAGKLLGAGKLFGAGKDGAGSNSNTDLQPVLRGLPNNVTTEMDLELWRVATSIKSDPDSVAVLTGHAPAVLAHRFAAGELPAAAQAGLAGFLARYGHRAVAEIDVGMPRWRDDPAHILGVLANYLRLEDPERAPDRQFSKAAAEAEAQIERLVAEARSRGRLRAVTVRAALRRARLFAGLRELPKFQIVLALAEVRKQLAEVGAVLAEQTRLARADDIFFLDFAEAHQALDGADMQDLVAQRQGPYYLELERRHIPRMLLSDGTEPETLLTDGGTAAGALSGSPASAGTVTAPARVILDPVGAHLEPGEILVAPSTDPGWTPLFLTAGGLVMEMGGPNSHGAVVAREYGIPAVVGVADATSLLSTGQEVTVDGGAGTVVPRAAVPGTVVPDAAVPGK from the coding sequence ATGAGCGGGCTGGTGCTCGGCCTGGGGGACCTCAGCGCCTCCATGCTGCCGCAGGTTGGCGGGAAGGCCGCCAACCTGGGCGAGCTGCTGGCGGCTGGCCTCCCCGTGCCCGGGGGGTTCTGCCTGACCACCGAGGCCTACGTCCAGGCAGTCGGGCCGCTCGGGCTCGCCGAGGTGCATGAAGCCCTGCGGGACACGCCGGCCGACGACCTGGACGCCCTCGCGGGCCTGGCCGCCAGGGCCCGCAGCCTGATCACGTCGGCGGAATTGCCGACGGCGGTCGCCGGGGAAGTGCTGGCGGCTTACCGGGCGCTGGACGGCGTTCCTGTCGCAGTGCGGTCCTCGGCCACGGCCGAGGACCTTCCCTTCGCCAGTTTTGCCGGCCAGCAGGACACGTACCTGAACGTCATCGATGCTGTTGCCTTGCTGGACGCTGTCCGGAAGTGCTGGGCGTCGCTGTGGACTGACCGGGCGGTGGCGTACCGCGCCAGCCGAAACATCGACCCCGCAACGGTAGCCCTCGCCGTCGTCGTCCAGCGCATGGTGGATGCGGAGGCGGCGGGCGTGATGTTCACTGCCAACCCGGTAACCGGCAGGCGCCGGGAGGCTGTGATCGACGCCAGCCCCGGGCTCGGCGAGGCGGTGGTGTCGGGCGCCGTCAACCCGGACCATTTCGTGGTGGACACCGCCTCCGGAGCCATCCTGCAGCGCCGGCTGGGGGATAAACGGACGGTTGTCCGGCCGCTGCCCGGGGGAGGCACCGAGCACGTTGACCATGGCGCAGGGGCAGACCAGGCCCGGGCGGACACACCGTGCCTGACCGACGCGCAGATCCGGGAGCTGGCTGCGCTGGGGAGCAAGGCCGAGGCGCACTACGGCGCCCCGCAGGACACGGAATGGGCGCTCGACGGCGGCGGAAGACTCTGGCTGACCCAGTCCAGGCCGATCACCACGCTTTACCCCGTGCCGTCGAAGGCCCCGGCCCGGCGCGGCCCGGGGGATGAGTTGCGCGTCTACCTGTGCTTCAGCCTCGCCCAGGGCCTCACCCGGCCGCTGACCCCGATGGGACTTGCCGCCCTGCGGCAAATCGGCTCCTCGGTTGCTGCCGCCGCGGGCTTTGACGTCCCGGACCGCCGCGGCGGGCCGCCGCCCTACGTCGAAGCCGGCCAGCGCATCTTTGTCGACCTGACGGCCGCCGCGCGGAGCACCGTCGGCCGCCGGATCATCCCCAGCGTCTTTGACATCATGGAGGCACGTTCCGCCAAAGTCCTCCGCAGCGTGTTCGACGATCCCCGCCTCTCCATCACCCGCCGTACGCCATGGGACCTGCTCAGGCACGTAGTCCCCGTCGCTGTCCGGTTCCGCATCCCGGAGGCAGCGCTGCGGGCGCTGGTCCGTCCGGAGGCGGCGCTTAAACGGCTGAACCGCTTCACCGCCGATTTCAACGCCACGCTGGAACTGCCCCGCGGCGCTTCCCCGCGCCAACGGCTGGACCACGCCGAGGACATACTCTCGCGGCTGTTTCCCAACCTTCCGGCCGTGCTCCCGCTGGCCGGCCTCGGCTTCGCCATGCTGGGCCTGGCCGGGAAGCTCCTGGGAGCGGGCAAACTCTTTGGTGCGGGCAAAGATGGTGCCGGGTCAAACAGCAACACTGACCTCCAGCCCGTGCTCCGCGGACTGCCCAACAACGTGACAACCGAGATGGACCTCGAGCTGTGGCGCGTCGCGACCAGCATTAAGTCCGACCCGGACTCGGTGGCCGTGCTCACCGGACATGCCCCTGCCGTGCTCGCCCACCGCTTCGCCGCGGGCGAGCTGCCCGCCGCGGCCCAGGCCGGACTGGCCGGGTTCCTGGCCCGGTACGGGCACCGGGCGGTGGCCGAGATCGACGTCGGCATGCCCCGCTGGCGGGACGACCCCGCGCATATCCTGGGTGTCCTGGCCAACTACCTCCGGCTGGAGGATCCCGAGCGTGCCCCCGACCGCCAGTTCAGCAAGGCGGCAGCCGAAGCGGAGGCGCAAATCGAGCGGCTGGTGGCCGAGGCCCGTTCCAGGGGACGCCTCCGCGCCGTGACGGTCAGGGCAGCGCTTCGCCGTGCGCGGCTTTTCGCCGGGCTGCGCGAACTTCCCAAGTTCCAGATCGTCCTCGCCCTGGCCGAAGTCCGGAAACAGCTGGCCGAAGTGGGCGCGGTCCTGGCGGAGCAGACGCGGCTCGCCCGGGCGGACGACATCTTCTTCCTGGACTTTGCCGAAGCCCACCAGGCGCTGGACGGGGCCGACATGCAGGATCTCGTGGCGCAGCGGCAGGGCCCCTACTATCTGGAACTGGAGCGGCGCCACATCCCCCGCATGCTGCTCTCCGACGGAACGGAACCCGAAACGCTGCTTACCGACGGCGGAACCGCCGCCGGGGCACTGTCCGGCAGCCCGGCGTCGGCAGGAACAGTGACAGCGCCGGCCCGCGTCATCCTGGACCCCGTGGGCGCCCACCTGGAACCCGGGGAGATCCTCGTGGCGCCGTCCACCGATCCGGGCTGGACCCCGCTGTTCCTGACGGCGGGCGGCCTGGTGATGGAGATGGGCGGCCCCAATTCCCATGGTGCCGTGGTGGCGCGGGAGTATGGCATTCCGGCTGTAGTGGGTGTCGCTGACGCCACCTCACTGCTCAGCACCGGCCAGGAAGTGACGGTCGACGGCGGCGCCGGCACCGTGGTGCCGCGCGCTGCGGTGCCGGGCACCGTCGTACCGGACGCTGCAGTGCCGGGCAAGTGA
- a CDS encoding universal stress protein yields MDAHELHPDPARDGGARHARPEGIVVGVDGSDHGQCALVWAAREAERRRRPLHIVTAYSVPIFAASGLDGGYATVDDSVIREGAEAILQHAVDKVSGYNIDVSASVENGDASGVLLDFSETAELLVFGTRGRGGFVGRLLGSVSSALPAHAKCPTVTVPLICSDRLGETTQDKHIRAEQAKAGHGVVEKTVVVGVDGSEQARVAVLEAAEQAERLGAPLRVICAVPQYSGSLAWVPAPLDREALFADIQVQLKAGVAWLQSHFPRLAIETRLLDGSPVDVLVEASRHVELIVVGTRGRGGFTGMLLGSTSDGVLHHAKSPVMVVPDREDPRLADRASFGPMLGAS; encoded by the coding sequence ATGGACGCACACGAATTGCATCCCGACCCGGCACGGGATGGCGGTGCCCGGCACGCGAGACCCGAAGGAATCGTCGTCGGCGTTGATGGTTCGGACCACGGCCAGTGCGCACTCGTATGGGCTGCCCGGGAAGCCGAACGCCGCCGTCGCCCCCTCCACATAGTCACCGCCTATTCAGTGCCCATCTTCGCCGCATCCGGGCTCGACGGCGGCTACGCCACCGTGGACGACTCCGTGATCCGCGAGGGGGCCGAGGCCATACTGCAGCATGCCGTGGACAAGGTCTCCGGCTACAACATCGACGTCAGCGCCTCGGTCGAGAACGGAGACGCCTCAGGCGTGTTGCTCGACTTCTCTGAAACCGCCGAACTGCTGGTCTTCGGGACGCGCGGGCGGGGAGGATTCGTAGGGCGGCTCCTCGGCTCCGTCAGCAGCGCGCTTCCGGCCCATGCCAAGTGCCCCACGGTGACGGTTCCGCTGATCTGCTCTGACCGGCTGGGCGAGACGACGCAGGACAAACATATCCGGGCGGAACAGGCCAAGGCCGGCCACGGCGTTGTGGAAAAGACAGTAGTGGTGGGCGTGGACGGGTCCGAGCAGGCGCGCGTCGCCGTCCTGGAAGCCGCCGAGCAGGCCGAACGCCTGGGAGCGCCGCTGCGGGTGATCTGCGCTGTACCGCAATACAGCGGATCGCTTGCGTGGGTTCCCGCCCCGCTGGACCGGGAAGCGCTGTTCGCCGATATCCAGGTCCAGCTGAAGGCCGGGGTGGCTTGGCTGCAGAGCCACTTCCCGCGCCTGGCCATCGAGACCCGGCTGCTGGACGGTTCGCCCGTGGATGTCCTGGTGGAGGCCAGCCGGCACGTTGAGCTGATAGTGGTGGGAACCCGTGGCCGCGGCGGCTTCACCGGCATGCTCCTGGGTTCGACGTCGGACGGCGTCCTGCATCATGCCAAGAGCCCGGTGATGGTGGTTCCGGACCGGGAAGACCCGCGCCTCGCCGACCGTGCCAGCTTCGGACCAATGCTCGGCGCTTCGTAA
- a CDS encoding FAD-dependent monooxygenase — protein sequence MPGLSGAERTTTVVIGTGLPGLAIATELRRRGVDSIIVDRLESPGIGQSFQKPAPQRRDDTEAASIQERNEILRHLRNYASSHHLDIRSDTSAVMLDKMGPDAEASLHRWAVHTPDGVLLADHIVLTRCAHSQLRRMLTDLGISIGTNLVATMRAIGIYLVGVGELITPTPKEVLRQAKVVGRAISAKVYPDSVPSVLTGSFPALPAAAI from the coding sequence ATGCCTGGTCTCAGCGGCGCAGAACGGACCACCACTGTGGTCATCGGTACCGGACTTCCCGGTTTGGCCATTGCCACCGAACTCCGGCGACGGGGTGTTGATTCAATCATCGTCGACCGGCTTGAATCCCCCGGAATCGGCCAATCGTTCCAGAAACCAGCGCCGCAGCGGCGTGACGACACCGAGGCAGCGTCGATCCAGGAGCGGAACGAAATCCTCCGGCACCTTCGCAACTACGCCTCGAGCCACCACCTGGACATCCGCAGCGACACCTCGGCCGTAATGCTGGACAAGATGGGGCCAGATGCGGAGGCCTCACTCCACCGCTGGGCCGTTCATACCCCGGACGGCGTGCTGCTGGCCGACCACATTGTGCTTACCCGCTGTGCCCACAGCCAGCTGCGTCGCATGCTGACGGACCTCGGCATCTCCATCGGCACCAACCTGGTCGCCACCATGCGCGCCATCGGCATTTACCTGGTCGGCGTGGGTGAGCTCATCACGCCCACGCCGAAGGAAGTGCTGCGGCAGGCCAAGGTGGTGGGCCGCGCCATCTCGGCGAAGGTCTACCCGGATAGCGTGCCGTCAGTATTGACCGGAAGCTTCCCGGCGCTGCCCGCCGCGGCCATCTGA
- a CDS encoding copper resistance CopC family protein: MRFTRQLLSALLGALASVSLLLTAGLLTAVPASAHDAAESSSPADGATVATAPDKVSITFNNIPLGLGSQVKVTDAAGTDWADGKVEIVDNVASQKLREGAPAGKYTVVWRVVSSDSHPIEGTFAFTATAAAAGATTAPAATTAPVATAGTPQPGQTQATETAPDSAEPFPWSIVIFAAVALGLLVILGVLARRKLSAGDNDGAHGPGGRGA; this comes from the coding sequence ATGCGTTTCACCCGCCAGTTGCTGTCCGCCCTCCTTGGCGCGCTCGCGTCCGTTTCCCTGCTCCTGACGGCGGGGCTCCTGACGGCGGTGCCCGCTTCGGCGCACGATGCCGCCGAATCCAGCAGCCCGGCTGACGGCGCCACCGTGGCAACGGCTCCTGACAAGGTCTCGATCACGTTCAACAACATCCCGCTGGGCCTCGGCTCCCAGGTCAAGGTGACCGATGCCGCCGGAACCGACTGGGCTGACGGCAAGGTGGAGATCGTGGACAACGTCGCTTCGCAGAAGTTGCGGGAGGGTGCACCTGCCGGGAAATACACGGTGGTGTGGCGTGTGGTGAGCTCGGACTCCCATCCGATCGAGGGCACGTTTGCCTTCACCGCCACGGCCGCTGCCGCAGGCGCGACGACGGCGCCAGCCGCGACAACGGCGCCGGTCGCGACTGCCGGCACACCCCAGCCGGGGCAGACCCAGGCCACCGAGACAGCCCCGGATTCCGCGGAGCCTTTCCCCTGGAGCATCGTCATATTCGCCGCCGTGGCCCTCGGCCTGCTCGTCATCCTGGGCGTCCTGGCCCGCCGGAAGCTCAGCGCCGGCGACAACGACGGCGCGCACGGCCCGGGAGGGCGCGGGGCGTAG
- a CDS encoding NCS2 family permease encodes MLKQGSALDRYFKITERGSNLSREIRGGFATFFAMSYIVVLNPLILSVADSSGTTLGFQAVAAVTAFAAGILTILMGAWAKHPFAMATGLGVNAFVAVTVATNPGLTWPDMMGLVVISGITMMILVLTGFRTAVFRAVPDGLKTAIVVGIGLFIALIGLVNAGFVRRVPDAAGTTVPVGLGFDGKLLGWPTLVFVFGLILTIALLVRNVKGAILIGIVASTILAVILEFTLHIGPSFDGKNFNPQGWSLVAPQFTEWAAPDLSLIGKANPIGAFDNLGVVAAALLAFVILLSIFFDAMGTMVGLANEAGTVDKDGNIPNVDRVLQVDALGAIVGGGASVSSNQIYVESGAGIGEGARTGLASIVTGLLFLVAMFFTPLINLVPFEAVAPALVVVGFMMVAQVGKIHWQDWGIALPAFLTFTLMPFTYSIANGLGAGFISYVLIRTFQGRAREVHPLMWAVAAAFVLFFGIGPIEQALGME; translated from the coding sequence ATGCTTAAGCAGGGCTCTGCACTGGACCGGTATTTCAAGATCACAGAAAGGGGGTCCAACCTCTCCCGCGAGATCCGCGGAGGTTTTGCCACCTTCTTCGCCATGAGCTACATCGTGGTGCTGAACCCCCTCATCCTGTCCGTCGCGGACTCCTCCGGCACCACACTCGGTTTCCAGGCGGTGGCTGCCGTCACCGCCTTTGCCGCCGGCATCCTGACCATCCTCATGGGCGCCTGGGCCAAGCACCCGTTCGCCATGGCCACGGGCCTCGGCGTCAACGCCTTCGTGGCCGTGACGGTGGCCACCAACCCCGGCCTGACCTGGCCGGACATGATGGGACTCGTGGTCATCTCCGGCATCACCATGATGATCCTGGTCCTGACCGGTTTCCGGACCGCCGTGTTCCGGGCCGTTCCGGACGGGCTTAAGACCGCGATCGTGGTGGGCATCGGGCTGTTCATCGCCCTCATCGGCCTGGTCAACGCCGGTTTCGTCCGGCGCGTTCCGGACGCGGCCGGCACCACCGTTCCGGTGGGGCTCGGCTTTGACGGCAAGCTCCTGGGATGGCCGACGCTGGTGTTCGTATTCGGCCTGATCCTGACCATCGCCCTGCTGGTGCGCAACGTCAAGGGCGCCATCCTGATCGGTATCGTCGCCTCCACCATCCTGGCGGTCATCCTCGAGTTCACGCTGCACATCGGCCCCAGCTTCGACGGCAAGAACTTCAACCCGCAGGGCTGGTCCCTGGTGGCCCCCCAGTTCACCGAATGGGCGGCCCCCGACCTGTCCCTGATCGGCAAGGCCAACCCGATTGGCGCCTTCGACAACCTCGGCGTGGTGGCCGCCGCCCTGCTCGCCTTCGTAATCCTGCTCAGCATCTTCTTCGACGCAATGGGCACCATGGTGGGCCTGGCCAACGAGGCCGGAACCGTGGACAAGGACGGCAACATCCCCAACGTTGACCGCGTGCTGCAGGTGGACGCGCTTGGCGCCATCGTCGGCGGCGGCGCCTCAGTCTCCTCCAACCAGATCTACGTCGAATCCGGCGCAGGCATCGGTGAGGGCGCGCGGACCGGCCTCGCCTCGATCGTCACCGGCCTGCTGTTCCTCGTGGCCATGTTCTTCACCCCGCTGATCAACCTCGTGCCGTTCGAGGCCGTGGCCCCCGCCCTGGTGGTGGTCGGCTTCATGATGGTGGCCCAGGTCGGCAAGATCCATTGGCAGGACTGGGGCATCGCGCTGCCCGCCTTCCTCACCTTCACGCTGATGCCGTTCACCTACTCAATCGCCAACGGCCTGGGCGCCGGCTTCATCTCCTACGTCCTCATCCGCACCTTCCAGGGCCGGGCCCGCGAAGTGCACCCGCTGATGTGGGCCGTCGCGGCGGCGTTCGTCCTGTTCTTCGGCATCGGACCGATCGAGCAGGCACTCGGCATGGAATAG
- the hutG gene encoding formimidoylglutamase: MDFPALSVDVQPRPWTGRYDGDGEAHLRWWQAVTPHSQTRQDGSPLRADPPVRVTPSADADAGIGAAARPAAILGFCSDEGVRRNKGRTGAAAAPAAIRSALGPLAYHSGRPVADAGDVVVRGGELEAGQARAGLAVAALLDGGRLTMVLGGGHETAYASYLGVAGSRAVRDGQRLGVLNLDAHFDLRDEAAPSSGTPFLQMARAEAAAGRELNYAVVGISEPNNTRALFSTADKLGVKYLLDEECTAGAAEAFVADFLSGIDVLYLTIDLDVLPAAVAPGVSAPAAYGVPLPVISAVCRQVVASGKLLHADVAELNPAFDIDNRTARVAARLVSILLG, from the coding sequence ATGGACTTTCCCGCGCTCTCAGTTGACGTTCAACCCCGCCCCTGGACAGGCCGCTACGACGGCGACGGCGAAGCCCACCTCCGGTGGTGGCAGGCCGTCACCCCTCATTCACAGACCCGGCAGGACGGCAGCCCCTTGCGTGCGGATCCGCCCGTCAGGGTGACGCCGTCGGCTGACGCTGACGCTGGCATTGGCGCTGCTGCCCGCCCCGCCGCGATCCTCGGCTTCTGCAGCGACGAGGGCGTGCGCCGGAACAAGGGCAGGACCGGGGCCGCGGCCGCCCCGGCGGCCATCCGCAGTGCGCTCGGCCCCCTCGCCTACCACTCCGGGCGCCCGGTCGCTGATGCGGGCGACGTGGTGGTCCGCGGCGGCGAACTGGAGGCCGGCCAGGCCCGTGCGGGCCTCGCCGTTGCGGCGCTGCTCGACGGCGGCCGCCTCACCATGGTGCTCGGCGGCGGCCACGAAACCGCGTACGCAAGCTACCTTGGCGTGGCAGGGTCCCGGGCGGTCCGTGACGGCCAGAGGCTCGGCGTGCTCAACCTTGATGCCCACTTCGACCTCCGGGATGAGGCGGCCCCAAGTTCGGGCACGCCGTTCCTCCAGATGGCCCGCGCGGAAGCGGCCGCAGGGCGCGAACTGAACTACGCCGTCGTCGGCATTTCCGAACCCAACAACACCCGTGCGCTGTTCAGCACCGCCGACAAGCTGGGGGTGAAGTACCTGCTGGACGAGGAGTGCACCGCCGGCGCGGCCGAGGCGTTTGTGGCGGATTTCCTCAGCGGGATCGACGTCCTCTACCTGACCATCGACCTGGATGTGCTTCCGGCTGCGGTGGCCCCGGGGGTCAGCGCCCCGGCCGCGTACGGCGTTCCGCTCCCGGTGATCAGCGCCGTGTGCCGCCAGGTGGTGGCCAGCGGCAAGCTGCTGCACGCGGACGTGGCAGAGCTGAACCCGGCCTTCGACATCGACAACCGGACCGCCCGGGTGGCCGCGCGGCTGGTCAGCATCCTGCTCGGCTAG
- a CDS encoding transglycosylase domain-containing protein, protein MAGRRLISRTALALAKLLGFVIVSCLCGVLVAGFLVPGAALAGTSVSRSISYFNSLPTELAVPAPSQTTRMLTADGKLLATFYAENRVRVPLKQMSPFVRKAVVAIEDSRFYEHSGVDTQGVLRALTSNLTRGERQGASTLTQQYVTNIVNESLISEGREDQVVLSGQKTMGDKLREMRLAMALEKKFTKDQILEGYLNIVFFNRSAYGIEAAAQYFFSVPASKLNLPQSALLAGLVNSPSFYDPVANPKNSLVRRNQVLGEMLKQKMITKKQHAAAAASGVGVKVKPSRQGCAAATMAPYFCDYVTRLFLNNPAYGADTEAREQRLFRGGLTITTTLDSRLQAKAQAQVNATAGANPDKWGASLVTVQPGTGKVLAMAQNTVYLPQPGKFDTQLNFNVDAKDANGNDLNGAGGFQPGSTMKPFTFAEWLHQGKTMTTVVDASKREYPLGFRWRSSCGKVAGGYSTKQRRAGLETADDLQNASAGYYRKMPADYGLYNSINTATFAEAAQLDFCGIQNMVNAVGLRSGLDGTPVNMHQLGNLLGGTGVAPLTMANAFATFAADGRYCAPMVLAGVTDMAGKKLPAEAQQCSNTVNKNVVRGVNKALQDMLTKGSGIYINPKVQRTVPAAAKTGTNNSNGATWVLGYTTGLATASFFGDALEGQQRPGRNITINGKRYDRVDGYMIAGPQWANYMLQVARLYPAEAFPKPPASIVSKPAAKPKAPAKPTPKPKPRD, encoded by the coding sequence ATGGCAGGCAGAAGACTGATATCCCGTACGGCCCTTGCCCTGGCGAAGCTGCTGGGGTTCGTGATTGTCAGCTGCCTGTGCGGGGTCCTCGTGGCCGGCTTCCTGGTGCCCGGAGCTGCCCTGGCCGGCACCTCGGTCAGCAGGTCGATTTCCTACTTCAACAGCCTGCCCACCGAGCTCGCGGTGCCTGCCCCGTCGCAGACCACCCGCATGCTGACGGCCGACGGCAAGCTCCTCGCCACGTTCTACGCTGAGAACCGGGTCCGCGTGCCCCTGAAGCAGATGTCCCCGTTCGTCCGGAAGGCCGTCGTCGCCATCGAGGACAGCCGTTTCTATGAGCACAGCGGAGTGGACACGCAGGGCGTGCTGCGTGCGCTCACCAGCAACCTGACCCGCGGCGAGCGGCAGGGCGCCTCCACGCTGACCCAGCAGTACGTCACCAACATTGTGAACGAGTCCCTGATCTCCGAGGGCCGTGAGGACCAGGTGGTGCTCAGCGGGCAGAAGACCATGGGGGACAAGCTGCGCGAGATGCGGCTTGCGATGGCCCTGGAGAAGAAGTTCACCAAGGACCAGATCCTCGAGGGCTACCTGAACATCGTCTTCTTCAACCGCAGCGCCTACGGCATCGAGGCAGCGGCCCAGTACTTCTTCAGCGTCCCCGCCAGCAAGCTGAACCTGCCCCAGTCGGCACTGCTCGCGGGACTGGTGAACAGCCCCAGCTTCTATGATCCCGTGGCCAATCCCAAGAACTCCCTTGTGCGCCGCAACCAGGTCCTGGGTGAAATGCTCAAGCAGAAGATGATCACCAAGAAGCAGCATGCGGCCGCCGCGGCCTCCGGCGTCGGGGTGAAGGTCAAGCCCTCACGGCAGGGATGCGCCGCGGCCACCATGGCCCCGTACTTCTGCGACTACGTGACCCGGCTCTTCCTGAACAACCCGGCCTACGGCGCGGACACCGAGGCACGCGAACAGCGGCTTTTCCGCGGCGGACTGACCATCACCACCACGCTGGACAGCCGGCTGCAGGCCAAGGCACAGGCGCAGGTGAACGCCACCGCCGGCGCCAACCCGGACAAGTGGGGTGCTTCGCTGGTCACGGTTCAGCCGGGCACAGGCAAGGTCCTGGCGATGGCGCAGAACACCGTGTACCTGCCACAGCCGGGGAAGTTCGACACCCAGCTGAACTTCAACGTGGATGCCAAGGACGCGAACGGAAACGACCTCAATGGTGCCGGCGGCTTCCAGCCGGGATCCACCATGAAGCCCTTCACCTTCGCCGAGTGGCTGCACCAGGGCAAGACCATGACCACGGTGGTGGACGCCTCGAAGCGCGAGTACCCGCTGGGTTTCCGCTGGCGGTCCTCGTGCGGGAAGGTGGCTGGCGGCTACAGCACTAAGCAGCGCCGGGCAGGGCTTGAAACGGCCGACGACCTCCAAAACGCCTCGGCGGGTTACTACCGCAAGATGCCGGCTGACTACGGGCTCTACAACTCCATCAACACAGCCACCTTCGCCGAAGCCGCCCAGCTGGACTTCTGCGGAATCCAGAACATGGTCAACGCCGTCGGACTCCGCAGCGGGCTGGACGGGACGCCCGTCAACATGCACCAGCTGGGCAACCTCCTCGGCGGCACCGGAGTGGCCCCCCTGACGATGGCCAACGCCTTCGCCACCTTCGCCGCCGACGGCCGGTACTGTGCGCCGATGGTGCTCGCCGGGGTGACGGACATGGCCGGCAAGAAGCTTCCTGCCGAAGCCCAGCAGTGCAGCAACACCGTGAACAAGAACGTGGTACGCGGCGTGAACAAGGCCCTTCAGGACATGCTCACCAAGGGCTCCGGCATCTACATCAACCCCAAGGTGCAGAGAACCGTGCCGGCGGCAGCCAAGACGGGCACCAACAACAGCAACGGTGCCACCTGGGTGCTGGGCTACACCACAGGCCTGGCCACGGCCTCGTTCTTCGGGGACGCCCTCGAGGGCCAGCAGCGGCCGGGCCGGAACATCACCATCAACGGCAAGCGCTACGACCGAGTGGACGGCTACATGATCGCGGGGCCGCAGTGGGCGAACTACATGCTCCAGGTGGCACGGCTGTACCCCGCAGAGGCCTTCCCGAAGCCGCCGGCGTCGATCGTCAGCAAGCCCGCGGCGAAGCCCAAGGCGCCCGCCAAGCCGACACCTAAGCCCAAACCCAGGGATTAG